In the genome of Rhodoplanes sp. Z2-YC6860, one region contains:
- a CDS encoding peptidylprolyl isomerase — translation MAQAPASKPASAQPDKVIAKVQGVEIRESDLAMAEEDMGQQVEKLQGDAKRDALVGYLADVIIMSKAADAKKITEQKDFKTRVAFIRNKLAMEMLLIEEGKAATTDAAMKKVYDEAVAKGGTEQEVRARHILVPTEDEAKAVLAEIKKGTDFAELAKQKSKDPGAAAEGGDLGYFSKDQMVPEFAEVAFKLNKGEVSDPVKTQFGWHIIKVEDKRNKPVPTFDQVKDQIETYVARKAQAEYIAKQREANKVERLDK, via the coding sequence ATGGCGCAGGCCCCAGCCAGCAAGCCGGCTTCGGCTCAGCCCGACAAGGTGATTGCCAAGGTCCAGGGTGTCGAGATCCGCGAGAGCGACCTCGCGATGGCCGAGGAGGACATGGGGCAGCAGGTCGAAAAGCTTCAGGGCGACGCCAAGCGCGATGCGCTGGTGGGCTATCTGGCCGATGTCATCATCATGTCAAAGGCGGCCGACGCCAAGAAGATCACCGAGCAGAAGGATTTCAAGACCCGCGTCGCCTTCATCCGCAACAAGCTCGCGATGGAGATGCTGCTGATCGAGGAAGGCAAGGCGGCGACCACCGACGCCGCGATGAAGAAGGTCTATGACGAAGCCGTGGCGAAGGGCGGCACCGAACAGGAGGTTCGCGCCCGCCATATCCTCGTTCCGACCGAGGACGAGGCCAAGGCCGTGCTCGCCGAGATCAAGAAGGGCACCGACTTTGCCGAACTTGCCAAGCAGAAGTCGAAGGACCCGGGCGCAGCCGCCGAGGGCGGCGATCTCGGCTATTTCAGCAAGGACCAGATGGTGCCGGAATTCGCCGAGGTGGCCTTCAAGCTCAACAAGGGCGAGGTGTCCGATCCGGTGAAGACCCAGTTCGGCTGGCACATCATCAAGGTCGAGGATAAGCGCAACAAGCCGGTGCCGACCTTCGACCAGGTCAAGGATCAGATCGAGACCTACGTGGCTCGCAAGGCCCAGGCCGAATACATCGCCAAGCAGCGCGAGGCCAACAAGGTCGAACGGCTCGATAAGTAG
- the secA gene encoding preprotein translocase subunit SecA, translating to MLGAVARKLFGSSNDRRVRKFQPRVDEINALEPELVKLTDEQLRARTDAFKKQIADGTSLDDILVPAFATVREAAKRAIGQRHFDVQLIGGMILHEGRISEMKTGEGKTLVATLAVYLNALTGRGVHVVTVNDYLAKRDSEWMGRIYGFLGLKTGVIVHGLDDEQRKQAYDCDVTYGTNNELGFDYLRDNMKYRMEDMVQRGHVFAIVDEVDSILIDEARTPLIISGPLDDRSDFYNTIDAYIPKLDKGDKVDYEVDEKQRTVALTEAGMEKMERALRDAGLLKGDSLYDVENVSTVHHVNQALRAHKLFQRDKDYIVRNGEVVIIDEFTGRMMPGRRYSEGLHQALEAKEHQPIQPENQTLASITFQNYFRMYQKLGGMTGTALTEADEFMDIYNLDVVEVPTNRPMIRDDQDDEVYRTAQEKHHAIITLIEECKTKGQPVLVGTTSIEKSEQLAELMRQQGWEQHDFADPNAFAALYGGDEGASKKKVFAILNARYHEQEAYIVSQAGVPGAITIATNMAGRGTDIQLGGNADMRIAQELKDLPEGSQRDQAAAEIKEQVTRLKEKALAAGGLFVLGTERHESRRIDNQLRGRSGRQGDPGRSKFFLSLEDDLMRIFGSDKLGGMLTKLGLKDGEAIIHPWINKALETAQQKVEARNFDIRKNILKYDNVMNDQRKVIFDQRVEWMSDAVTAEVVADMRHAVVEDLVSKHVPENAYPEQWDVAGLKEELTRVLGLDLPVDQWAKEEGIADEELLSRIERRADEHMAAKVAQWGPDVLRYVEKSILLQTLDHLWREHLVMLEHLRQVIGLRGYGQRDPLNEYKAEAFSLFENMSQSLREGVTAQLMRVEIVQQQPDAVPELPPMQVSHVDPSTGEDELALAAAGAETLARAGITPKPAAERNANDPSTWGKVGRNEVCPCGSGKKYKHCHGRYA from the coding sequence ATGCTCGGCGCAGTCGCCCGTAAACTATTCGGCTCGTCCAATGACCGCCGCGTCCGCAAATTTCAGCCGCGGGTCGACGAGATCAACGCGTTGGAACCGGAGCTGGTGAAGCTCACCGACGAGCAGCTTCGCGCACGCACCGACGCGTTCAAGAAGCAGATCGCCGACGGCACCTCCCTCGACGACATCCTGGTGCCGGCTTTCGCCACGGTCCGCGAGGCTGCCAAGCGCGCGATCGGCCAGCGGCACTTCGACGTTCAGCTGATCGGCGGCATGATCCTGCACGAGGGCCGCATTTCCGAAATGAAGACCGGCGAGGGCAAGACGCTGGTCGCGACATTGGCCGTCTACCTCAACGCACTCACCGGCCGCGGCGTCCATGTCGTCACCGTGAACGACTATCTCGCCAAGCGCGACTCCGAATGGATGGGCCGCATCTACGGCTTCCTGGGCCTGAAGACCGGCGTCATCGTGCACGGCCTCGACGACGAGCAGCGCAAGCAGGCTTACGACTGCGACGTCACCTACGGCACGAACAACGAGCTCGGCTTCGATTATCTGCGCGACAACATGAAGTACCGGATGGAGGACATGGTCCAGCGCGGCCACGTCTTCGCCATCGTCGACGAGGTCGACTCGATCCTGATCGACGAGGCGCGCACGCCGCTGATCATTTCCGGTCCGCTCGACGACCGTTCGGATTTCTACAACACGATCGACGCCTACATCCCCAAGCTCGATAAGGGCGACAAGGTCGACTACGAGGTCGACGAGAAGCAGCGCACCGTGGCGCTGACCGAAGCCGGCATGGAGAAGATGGAGCGCGCCTTGCGCGATGCCGGCCTGCTCAAGGGCGACTCGCTCTACGACGTCGAGAACGTCTCGACCGTGCACCACGTCAATCAGGCGCTGCGCGCCCACAAGCTGTTCCAGCGCGACAAGGACTACATCGTGCGGAACGGCGAGGTCGTCATCATCGACGAGTTCACCGGCCGCATGATGCCGGGCCGGCGTTATTCGGAAGGGCTGCATCAGGCGCTGGAGGCCAAGGAGCACCAGCCGATCCAGCCGGAGAACCAGACGCTCGCCTCGATCACCTTCCAGAATTACTTCCGGATGTATCAAAAACTCGGCGGCATGACCGGCACGGCGCTGACCGAGGCCGACGAGTTCATGGATATCTACAACCTCGACGTCGTCGAAGTGCCGACCAACCGGCCGATGATCCGCGACGACCAGGACGACGAGGTCTACCGCACGGCGCAGGAGAAACACCACGCCATCATCACGCTGATCGAAGAGTGCAAGACCAAGGGCCAGCCGGTGCTGGTCGGCACGACTTCGATCGAGAAGTCCGAGCAGCTCGCCGAGCTGATGCGCCAGCAGGGCTGGGAGCAGCATGACTTCGCCGATCCCAATGCCTTCGCGGCGCTTTACGGTGGCGACGAGGGCGCCTCGAAGAAGAAGGTCTTCGCGATCCTCAACGCCCGCTATCACGAGCAGGAGGCCTATATCGTGTCCCAGGCCGGCGTGCCGGGCGCGATCACCATCGCGACCAACATGGCGGGCCGCGGCACCGATATTCAGCTCGGCGGCAACGCCGACATGCGGATTGCCCAGGAGTTGAAAGACCTGCCGGAGGGCAGCCAGCGCGATCAAGCGGCGGCCGAGATTAAGGAACAGGTGACGCGGCTGAAGGAGAAGGCGCTCGCCGCCGGGGGCTTGTTCGTGCTCGGCACCGAACGCCACGAAAGCCGCCGCATCGACAACCAGTTGCGCGGCCGTTCCGGCCGTCAGGGCGATCCGGGCCGCTCCAAGTTCTTCCTGTCGTTGGAAGACGACCTGATGCGCATCTTCGGCTCCGACAAGCTCGGCGGTATGCTGACCAAGCTTGGTCTCAAGGATGGTGAGGCGATCATCCATCCCTGGATCAACAAGGCGCTGGAAACCGCGCAGCAGAAGGTCGAGGCGCGCAACTTCGACATCCGCAAGAACATCCTCAAGTACGACAACGTGATGAACGACCAGCGCAAGGTCATCTTCGACCAGCGCGTCGAATGGATGTCGGACGCGGTGACCGCCGAGGTCGTCGCCGACATGCGCCACGCCGTGGTCGAAGACCTGGTTTCAAAGCACGTGCCGGAGAACGCCTATCCGGAGCAGTGGGATGTGGCGGGTCTCAAGGAAGAGCTTACCCGCGTTCTTGGCCTCGACCTCCCGGTCGATCAATGGGCCAAGGAAGAGGGCATTGCCGACGAGGAGCTCCTCTCGCGCATCGAGCGCCGGGCTGACGAGCACATGGCCGCCAAGGTCGCGCAGTGGGGACCGGACGTGCTGCGCTATGTCGAGAAGTCCATCCTGTTGCAGACGCTCGACCATCTGTGGCGCGAGCATCTGGTGATGCTCGAGCATCTGCGCCAGGTCATCGGGCTCCGCGGTTACGGCCAGCGCGATCCGCTGAACGAGTACAAGGCGGAAGCCTTCAGCCTGTTCGAAAACATGAGCCAGAGCCTGCGCGAAGGGGTGACCGCGCAGCTGATGCGCGTCGAGATCGTGCAGCAGCAGCCGGACGCGGTTCCGGAGCTGCCGCCGATGCAGGTGTCACACGTGGATCCGTCGACCGGAGAGGACGAGCTTGCGCTCGCGGCTGCAGGCGCGGAGACGCTGGCGCGTGCCGGCATCACGCCGAAGCCGGCCGCCGAGCGCAATGCCAACGATCCGTCGACCTGGGGCAAGGTTGGGCGCAACGAGGTTTGCCCCTGCGGCTCAGGCAAGAAGTACAAGCACTGCCACGGCCGTTACGCGTAA
- a CDS encoding L,D-transpeptidase family protein — MIRSPLVRTLLASAALVAAVGLSGCNTDSVLPMSEKAARPLPPKLVADIEAKNMDKEAPILVRLYKEESELEVWKQDRTGHFALLKTYPICRWSGELGPKTREGDRQAPEGFYTITPGQMNPNSAYYLSFDLGYPNAYDRSWGRTGAQLMVHGDCSSRGCYSMTDEQISEIYALGRDAFFGGQKSFQVQAYPFHMTAENLAKHRNSPHLAFWKMLKQGSDHFEVTRAEPRVNVCEKRYVFNAQAPGDPSRPLTFSASGKCPAYEVDQEIASLVQDKERKDDVTFAELARRNVATAPIKTNADGGMNKVFVAAVKRNQLGVGPSDAFMSSAPPGTIPVTVRPPRIQELADAPASQGVASPTGEVSPPQMAIADTGPTESKSASTNKPFGFFSNLFGSKSAEAKPAETKTADGKAEKKGTIARLVGGLRKDTKPAETNKDTAKDTAKPVQAVSNGAIRPRPEPASVKTAEAQASAPAPAAQSPWPAVPPRQPAAAPAAPANGNGAISGGAPVVPTGNFDSRWSGSR; from the coding sequence TTGATCCGAAGCCCACTGGTTCGCACGCTCCTGGCTTCGGCCGCGCTCGTCGCGGCTGTTGGGCTGTCCGGCTGCAACACCGACAGCGTCCTGCCGATGAGCGAGAAGGCGGCCCGTCCGCTGCCCCCGAAGCTCGTGGCCGATATCGAAGCCAAGAACATGGACAAGGAAGCGCCGATCCTTGTCCGCCTCTACAAGGAAGAATCCGAGCTCGAAGTCTGGAAGCAGGATCGCACCGGACACTTCGCGCTGCTCAAGACCTATCCGATCTGCCGCTGGTCCGGTGAGCTTGGCCCGAAGACGCGTGAAGGCGACCGCCAGGCGCCCGAGGGCTTCTACACCATCACGCCCGGCCAGATGAATCCGAACTCGGCCTATTACCTGTCGTTCGATCTCGGCTATCCGAACGCCTATGACCGGTCCTGGGGCCGCACCGGCGCGCAGCTCATGGTGCACGGCGACTGCTCGTCGCGCGGCTGCTACTCGATGACCGACGAGCAGATCTCGGAAATCTACGCGCTCGGCCGCGACGCCTTCTTCGGCGGCCAGAAGTCGTTCCAGGTCCAGGCCTATCCGTTCCACATGACGGCGGAGAACCTCGCCAAGCATCGCAACAGTCCGCATCTGGCGTTCTGGAAGATGCTGAAGCAGGGCAGCGACCACTTCGAGGTCACCCGCGCCGAGCCCCGCGTCAATGTCTGCGAGAAGCGCTATGTGTTCAACGCGCAAGCGCCGGGAGATCCGTCGCGGCCGCTGACCTTCAGCGCATCCGGCAAGTGCCCGGCGTATGAAGTCGATCAGGAAATCGCGAGCCTCGTGCAGGACAAGGAGCGCAAGGACGACGTCACGTTCGCCGAACTTGCCCGCCGCAACGTCGCGACCGCGCCGATCAAGACCAACGCCGACGGCGGCATGAACAAGGTGTTCGTCGCCGCAGTGAAGCGCAATCAGCTTGGCGTCGGACCGTCGGATGCCTTCATGTCATCGGCGCCTCCCGGAACCATTCCGGTGACCGTGCGACCGCCGCGCATCCAGGAATTGGCCGACGCTCCGGCTTCACAGGGCGTTGCATCACCGACCGGCGAGGTCTCGCCGCCACAGATGGCGATCGCCGACACCGGCCCGACCGAGTCGAAAAGCGCAAGCACGAACAAGCCCTTTGGCTTCTTCTCGAACCTGTTCGGATCGAAGTCGGCCGAGGCCAAGCCCGCCGAGACAAAGACCGCGGACGGCAAGGCCGAGAAGAAGGGTACGATTGCCCGGCTGGTCGGCGGCCTGCGCAAGGACACCAAGCCCGCCGAAACCAACAAAGACACGGCCAAAGATACCGCGAAGCCGGTGCAGGCTGTTTCGAACGGCGCGATCCGGCCACGGCCGGAGCCCGCATCCGTCAAGACTGCTGAAGCGCAAGCCTCGGCGCCGGCGCCTGCCGCGCAGTCGCCCTGGCCCGCCGTTCCGCCGCGTCAGCCTGCTGCAGCCCCGGCTGCACCCGCCAACGGCAACGGCGCGATTTCAGGCGGTGCGCCGGTGGTCCCGACCGGCAACTTCGACAGTCGCTGGTCAGGCTCCCGCTGA
- a CDS encoding acetyl-CoA carboxylase carboxyltransferase subunit alpha, with protein MRSYLDFEKPVAELEAKVEELRTMQSAGNGAADIAEDIGRLETKAAQALRDLYAELTPWQKTQVARHPQRPHCLDYISTLITEFVPFAGDRKFSEDYAVVGGFGRFRGESICVIGHEKGSTTESRLKHNFGMARPEGYRKAVRLMEMADRFGIPVLALVDTAGAYPGIDAEERGQAEAIARSTEACLNLTVPNIAVILGEGGSGGAVALATANRVLMLEHAIYSVISPEGAASILWRDTTKAQDAATNMKITAADLSHFGIIDGIITEPVGGAHRDPAAAMAAAGEAIANALTELRALDRDAVRRQRRDKFLAIGRSLE; from the coding sequence ATGCGCAGTTATCTCGATTTCGAAAAACCGGTGGCCGAGCTCGAGGCCAAGGTCGAGGAATTGCGCACGATGCAATCCGCCGGCAACGGCGCGGCCGATATCGCCGAGGACATCGGCCGGCTCGAGACCAAGGCCGCACAGGCGTTGCGCGACCTCTATGCCGAGCTGACGCCCTGGCAGAAGACCCAGGTCGCGCGCCATCCCCAGCGGCCGCATTGCCTGGATTACATCTCGACGCTGATCACCGAGTTCGTGCCGTTCGCGGGCGACCGGAAGTTCAGCGAGGACTACGCGGTCGTGGGCGGCTTCGGCCGCTTCCGCGGCGAGAGCATCTGCGTGATCGGCCACGAAAAAGGCTCGACCACCGAGAGCCGGCTCAAGCACAATTTCGGCATGGCGCGGCCGGAAGGCTATCGCAAGGCGGTGCGGCTGATGGAGATGGCCGACCGTTTCGGCATCCCGGTGCTGGCGCTGGTTGACACCGCCGGCGCCTATCCGGGCATCGATGCCGAGGAGCGCGGCCAGGCCGAAGCGATCGCGCGCTCGACCGAAGCGTGCCTGAACCTCACCGTGCCCAACATCGCAGTCATCCTCGGCGAAGGCGGCTCGGGAGGCGCTGTGGCGTTGGCCACCGCGAACCGCGTGCTGATGCTCGAACACGCGATCTACAGCGTGATCTCGCCGGAGGGCGCGGCGTCGATTCTCTGGCGCGACACCACCAAGGCTCAGGACGCCGCCACCAATATGAAGATCACTGCCGCCGATCTCAGCCATTTCGGGATCATCGACGGCATCATCACCGAGCCGGTCGGTGGCGCCCATCGCGATCCGGCCGCCGCCATGGCCGCGGCCGGTGAGGCCATCGCCAATGCCCTGACGGAGCTTCGCGCCCTCGACCGCGATGCCGTGCGCCGGCAGCGCCGCGACAAGTTCCTCGCCATCGGCCGCAGCCTCGAATAG
- a CDS encoding Fic/DOC family protein: protein MSDAGDPYVYPGTRTLRNRLHITDPLRLDQVERRLAVARSKMGVPPGEFDLAHLQAIHRHLFQDIYDWAGEIRKVEISKGVQQFQFRQYIPTGMSDVHRRLMKSRFLAGLSRPDFARQAAVIIGE, encoded by the coding sequence GTGAGTGACGCTGGCGATCCTTACGTCTATCCCGGCACCCGGACGCTCAGAAATCGCCTCCATATCACCGATCCGCTACGGCTGGATCAGGTCGAGCGGCGCTTGGCCGTTGCGCGCAGCAAAATGGGCGTTCCGCCTGGCGAATTCGACTTGGCTCATCTCCAAGCCATTCACCGCCACTTGTTCCAAGATATCTACGACTGGGCGGGTGAAATTCGAAAAGTCGAAATCAGCAAAGGCGTCCAGCAATTTCAGTTTCGGCAATATATCCCCACCGGCATGTCCGATGTTCACCGGCGCCTCATGAAGTCGCGGTTTCTTGCCGGCCTATCCCGTCCGGACTTCGCGCGTCAGGCGGCGGTTATCATCGGTGAGTGA
- the xerD gene encoding site-specific tyrosine recombinase XerD — MARPKTSSNETLIELFLDMLAAERGASVNTLDAYRRDLTDFSAELTAKKDSIAGADSDALRAYLARLAQRKLAPASVARRLSAMRQLYRFLYSEGHRGDDPAAVLEGPRRGRSLPKVLSVKQVDELLAQARNAMQTESKSERLRAARMMCLLEVLYATGLRVSELVALPDSAARRDQRMLVVRGKGGRERLVPLNDAARQTMKDYLALREEANAAQSKWLFPSFGESGHLSRQHFARELKELAGAAGLEPSQVSPHVLRHAFASHLLQNGADLRVVQTLLGHADISTTQIYTHVLEDRLKSLVRDLHPLSET, encoded by the coding sequence ATGGCCCGCCCCAAAACGTCCAGCAACGAGACCCTGATCGAGCTGTTCCTCGATATGCTCGCGGCTGAGCGCGGCGCGAGCGTCAACACGCTCGACGCGTATCGCCGCGACCTTACGGACTTCTCGGCTGAGCTGACCGCAAAGAAAGACAGCATCGCGGGCGCGGACAGCGACGCGCTGCGGGCTTATCTGGCACGGCTCGCGCAACGAAAGCTTGCCCCCGCCTCGGTCGCGCGGCGGCTGTCGGCCATGCGGCAGCTCTATCGGTTTCTCTACAGCGAGGGCCACCGCGGCGACGACCCGGCGGCGGTGCTGGAGGGGCCAAGGCGCGGGCGCAGCCTGCCCAAGGTCTTGAGTGTGAAACAGGTCGACGAGCTTTTGGCGCAGGCGCGCAACGCCATGCAGACCGAATCGAAGTCGGAGCGGCTTCGCGCGGCGCGGATGATGTGTCTTCTTGAAGTGCTCTACGCCACCGGGCTCCGCGTCTCGGAACTCGTGGCACTGCCGGACAGCGCGGCGCGGCGCGACCAGCGCATGCTGGTGGTCCGCGGCAAGGGCGGCCGCGAGCGGCTCGTGCCGCTCAACGACGCGGCACGGCAAACCATGAAGGACTACCTGGCGCTCCGCGAGGAAGCCAATGCCGCCCAATCCAAATGGCTGTTCCCGTCGTTCGGCGAGAGCGGCCATCTGAGCCGCCAGCACTTCGCTCGCGAACTGAAAGAGCTTGCCGGCGCCGCCGGACTCGAGCCCTCGCAGGTCAGCCCCCACGTGCTGCGCCACGCCTTTGCCAGTCATCTGTTGCAGAACGGTGCCGACCTGCGCGTGGTGCAGACGCTGCTCGGCCACGCCGACATTTCCACGACACAAATCTATACGCACGTCCTCGAGGACCGGTTGAAAAGCCTGGTGCGCGACCTGCACCCGCTTTCGGAGACGTAA
- a CDS encoding histidine kinase has protein sequence MPSLFRFLVVVGLLGGAAYAGVAALGNYVQPQPREITVNISPDKFVKNR, from the coding sequence ATGCCGAGCCTGTTTCGATTTCTTGTTGTGGTCGGGCTTCTGGGCGGTGCCGCCTATGCGGGCGTCGCGGCGCTCGGCAACTATGTCCAGCCGCAGCCGCGCGAGATCACCGTGAACATCTCGCCCGACAAGTTCGTGAAGAACAGATAG
- a CDS encoding shikimate kinase, which produces MSDIAAHQTPQSAQDDATPQPVASLGPALGRRSIVLVGIMGAGKSSVGRRLATRLGMPFVDADTEIEKAADMAIPEIFAKHGEPYFRAGETRVIARILDNGPQVLATGGGAFMNAETRAAIRAKGVSVWLRATLEVLSRRVKRRNDRPLLKGADPIDTLKRLMDERYPVYAEADLTVESRDVPHEAIVEEVIESLRAYLPSHPAPEETQP; this is translated from the coding sequence ATGTCGGACATCGCGGCGCACCAGACGCCCCAAAGTGCCCAAGACGACGCGACGCCGCAGCCGGTGGCCTCGCTGGGCCCTGCTTTGGGGCGGCGGTCCATCGTTTTGGTCGGCATCATGGGTGCGGGCAAGTCGTCGGTCGGACGGCGGCTTGCGACCCGGCTCGGCATGCCGTTCGTCGATGCCGACACCGAGATCGAGAAGGCCGCCGACATGGCGATCCCGGAAATCTTCGCCAAGCACGGGGAACCGTACTTCCGTGCCGGAGAGACCCGGGTGATCGCGCGCATTCTGGACAACGGGCCGCAGGTGCTGGCGACCGGCGGCGGCGCATTCATGAATGCGGAGACGCGCGCGGCGATCCGCGCCAAGGGCGTCTCGGTCTGGCTGCGCGCGACGCTCGAAGTCCTGAGCCGGCGCGTCAAGCGGCGCAACGACCGGCCGCTGCTCAAAGGCGCCGATCCGATCGACACCCTGAAGCGGCTGATGGACGAGCGCTATCCGGTCTATGCGGAAGCCGACCTCACGGTGGAGTCGCGTGACGTGCCGCACGAGGCGATCGTCGAAGAAGTGATCGAGAGCTTGCGCGCCTATCTGCCATCGCATCCGGCTCCGGAAGAAACACAACCATGA
- the aroB gene encoding 3-dehydroquinate synthase yields the protein MTVPLRSGEPITVNVALGDRAYDIAIGRGLLATLGERIAKLRPGCKVAIITDATVAKHHLAATEASLAAAGIASSSVKVPAGEGSKSFKYFEQVCDALIAAKVERDDLVVALGGGVVGDLGGFAASVVRRGVDYVQVPTSLLAQVDSSVGGKTAINSRHGKNLIGAFYQPILVVADTAVLDTLPEREFRAGYAETVKYGLLGDADFFEWLDVNWRDVFAGGPAREHAIAVSCRAKAAIVARDERETGDRMLLNLGHTFGHAFEAAAGFSDRLLHGEAVGLGMSLAFEFSARRGLIPQAEADRAIAHLAAVGLPTHVRAVPGLNWPGIDFMMDLISQDKKVKRGQLTFILVRGIGQAFVTREVEAAEVRAFLAEKLDAKNLGARQATP from the coding sequence ATGACCGTGCCGCTTCGCTCCGGCGAACCCATCACCGTCAATGTCGCGCTCGGCGACCGCGCTTACGACATTGCGATCGGGCGCGGGCTGCTGGCGACGCTCGGCGAGCGTATCGCCAAGCTCCGGCCCGGCTGCAAGGTCGCGATCATCACCGATGCCACGGTCGCGAAGCATCATCTTGCGGCGACCGAAGCGTCGCTCGCGGCCGCCGGCATCGCCTCGTCGTCGGTCAAAGTGCCGGCCGGCGAGGGCAGCAAGAGTTTCAAGTATTTCGAGCAGGTGTGTGACGCACTCATCGCTGCCAAGGTCGAGCGTGACGATCTCGTCGTGGCGCTCGGCGGCGGCGTGGTCGGCGATCTCGGCGGTTTCGCGGCGTCCGTGGTTCGCCGCGGCGTCGACTACGTGCAGGTGCCGACCTCGCTGCTGGCGCAGGTGGATTCCTCCGTGGGCGGCAAGACTGCGATCAACTCGCGTCACGGCAAGAATTTGATCGGCGCGTTCTATCAGCCGATCCTGGTGGTCGCCGACACCGCGGTGCTCGACACGCTGCCGGAGCGCGAGTTCCGCGCCGGCTATGCCGAGACGGTGAAATACGGCTTGCTCGGCGACGCGGATTTCTTCGAATGGCTCGACGTCAATTGGCGCGATGTGTTTGCGGGCGGGCCCGCGCGTGAGCATGCTATCGCGGTGAGCTGCCGCGCCAAGGCCGCGATCGTGGCGCGCGACGAGCGCGAGACCGGCGACCGCATGCTGCTCAATCTCGGCCACACGTTCGGGCATGCCTTCGAGGCCGCGGCTGGCTTTTCCGACCGCCTGCTGCATGGCGAGGCCGTCGGCCTCGGCATGTCGCTGGCGTTTGAATTTTCGGCGCGGCGCGGGCTCATCCCGCAAGCCGAGGCCGACCGCGCCATTGCGCATCTTGCGGCGGTGGGGCTGCCGACCCATGTGAGAGCGGTGCCCGGCCTCAACTGGCCCGGCATCGATTTCATGATGGACCTCATTTCTCAGGACAAAAAGGTCAAGCGCGGCCAGCTCACCTTCATTCTGGTGCGCGGCATCGGCCAGGCTTTCGTGACGCGTGAGGTCGAGGCCGCCGAGGTCCGTGCGTTCCTGGCCGAAAAACTCGACGCCAAAAATCTTGGTGCAAGGCAAGCGACGCCATGA
- a CDS encoding HlyC/CorC family transporter: protein MSGDNWISLLIVLGSLLLSAFFSAGETSLTAASRARLTRMQNQGNKRAGIVLRLLESRERMIGALLLGNNVANIGASALTTSVLLAIFGDVGVLYATVVMSIVVIVFAEVLPKTAAISAPERIALVVARPVAFVVKILGPLLAAIERLVKLILRPFGIRVGEDQSMLAPHEEIRGTVDLLHREGGVEKHDRDMMGGLLDLNELTVADVMVHRTEMATIDAGQPSEEIVAEALKSEYTRIPLWRNTPENIIGILHAKDLLRAIQSAEGDVSQIDIMAIALPPWFVPDIRPLSEQLKAFRRRKTHFALVVDEYGEVEGLVTLEDILEEIVGDISDEHDIPVPGLRPQPDGSVNVDGAVPIRDLNRAMEWNLPDAEATTIAGLVIHEARSIPDVGQSFTFHGFRFSVLRKQRNRITALRIMPLVRKPLALARAG, encoded by the coding sequence ATGAGCGGCGACAACTGGATATCGCTTCTGATCGTGCTGGGCAGCCTGCTGCTGTCGGCCTTCTTCTCGGCCGGCGAAACGTCGCTGACGGCGGCGTCGCGCGCGCGCCTGACGCGGATGCAGAACCAGGGCAACAAGCGCGCCGGGATCGTGCTGCGGCTCCTGGAGAGCCGCGAACGCATGATCGGTGCGCTGCTGCTCGGCAATAACGTCGCCAATATCGGCGCTTCGGCGCTGACCACCAGCGTGCTGCTCGCGATCTTCGGCGACGTCGGTGTGCTCTATGCTACCGTGGTGATGAGCATCGTGGTGATCGTGTTCGCCGAGGTGCTGCCGAAAACTGCGGCGATCAGCGCGCCAGAGCGCATCGCTCTCGTCGTGGCGCGGCCGGTGGCCTTTGTGGTCAAGATCCTGGGCCCGCTGCTGGCCGCGATCGAGCGGCTGGTGAAGTTGATCCTGCGACCGTTCGGTATTCGTGTCGGCGAGGATCAGTCGATGCTCGCACCACACGAGGAAATCCGCGGCACCGTCGACCTGCTGCATCGCGAGGGCGGCGTCGAGAAGCACGACCGCGACATGATGGGCGGCCTGCTTGATTTGAACGAGCTCACGGTCGCCGATGTCATGGTCCACCGCACCGAAATGGCGACGATCGACGCCGGCCAACCGTCCGAGGAAATTGTCGCGGAAGCGCTGAAATCGGAATACACGCGCATTCCGCTGTGGCGCAACACGCCCGAGAACATCATCGGCATCCTGCACGCGAAGGATCTCCTGCGGGCGATCCAAAGTGCTGAAGGCGACGTCAGCCAGATCGACATCATGGCGATCGCACTGCCGCCGTGGTTCGTGCCGGACATCCGGCCGCTCTCGGAGCAGCTCAAGGCGTTCCGCCGCAGGAAGACTCACTTCGCGCTGGTGGTCGACGAATACGGCGAGGTCGAAGGCCTGGTCACGCTCGAGGATATCCTCGAGGAAATCGTCGGCGATATCTCCGACGAGCACGACATTCCGGTGCCGGGCTTGCGGCCGCAGCCTGACGGCTCGGTCAATGTCGACGGCGCGGTGCCGATCCGCGATCTCAACCGCGCGATGGAGTGGAATCTGCCCGACGCCGAGGCCACCACCATTGCGGGTCTGGTGATCCACGAGGCGCGCTCGATCCCCGACGTGGGCCAGAGCTTCACCTTCCACGGCTTCCGCTTCAGCGTGCTGCGCAAGCAGCGCAACCGCATCACCGCGCTGCGCATCATGCCGCTGGTGAGGAAGCCGTTGGCGCTCGCGCGCGCCGGCTGA